The region CCAACAATTCCGAGGATCATACTGATGATGATGAGAAAGGGGAAGAAGACCAAGGCGGCAATGAGTTTGGGTAGAATGAGATAACTGGCGGAATTCACCCCCATGATATCCAAAGCGTCTATCTGCTCGGTCACACGCATGCTCCCTATCTCCGATGCAATGCTCGACCCTACTTTACCGGCCAGAATGAGACTCAGCATCGTGGGTGAAAGCTCCAAGATCACGGATTCACGCGTGGCATAGCCTACCAGGGACATAGGAATGAGCGGGCTGTCGATATTGGTGGCCGTCTGTAGACAGATGACCGCTCCCATGAACAAGGAGAGCAGCACGACCAGGCCCAATGAGCTCACCCCCAGATTGTCCATCTCTGCAATGATCCGCCTGCGGTATACCTTCCACTTCTCAGGTTTACTGAAGACCTTGCGCATCAGTAGGCCGTATGCCCCGATATGTCCGATGAGATTCAAATCAATCTATTCGCAGACGAAAATAGATATACTCTTCGAGGAGGACCTCCGTTGGATATCTTTACCCCGAGAGATGACTTCATTGATCCGTATACTCTTCTTGATGGCCATCTGCATCCTATTCTCATGCAGCAAGGGACGCAATGTGCGCAAGATCAAGAAGAACTGTAATTGTCCTGAATGGTCACAGACCCTCCCTGCTGATGAGATTCACACCTGTAGGGTCCAGCCTTGATGCGATAGAATATTGGCGTGGCCTATTGCTCCATCATGTTCCAGAGGGAGCTGTTACGTATTCAGCTGAACTGTTGGCCGAGTCCCCGATAGTTCTACATATCAGCCGACCACGGAAGACCAAGTTGGGACATTTCAAGCGGACCACTTCCAGAAGTATCCCTGAGATCTCCATCAATGTGGACCTGGGACCCGAGCGCTTCCTCTTCACCCTGATCCATGAGATCGCCCACTGGAAAGCCTTCGATCTATATGGCCGTGGCATCAGACCTCATGGACGGGAATGGAAGTCCCTTTTCATCGAGCTTATCCGGCCGCTGTTACAGAAAGAAGTCTTCAGTCCCGGAATAGCAGCTGTCATCCAGGAGCATCTCCGTTCTCCCAAAGCCTCCTCCTGCAGCGACCCTCAACTCCAGCGCGCCTTCGATCAGGCAGAGGGTATCCATCGACCCCACTTGGATGAGGTCCCCTATGGTGAGGTATTCACTTTGAGCAATGGCAGGTCCTTCATCAAAGGACCCAGGAAGCGCACTCGCTATCTCTGTCAAGA is a window of Flavobacteriales bacterium DNA encoding:
- a CDS encoding ABC transporter permease; the encoded protein is MRKVFSKPEKWKVYRRRIIAEMDNLGVSSLGLVVLLSLFMGAVICLQTATNIDSPLIPMSLVGYATRESVILELSPTMLSLILAGKVGSSIASEIGSMRVTEQIDALDIMGVNSASYLILPKLIAALVFFPFLIIISMILGIVGGYIVSVGTGILETQDYISGIHMEFKFFHVLYALIKTLFFAAIITSVSAYHGYTVKGGALQVGKSSTQGVVSSSVLILIFNYLLTQVMLI
- a CDS encoding transcription elongation protein SprT yields the protein MRFTPVGSSLDAIEYWRGLLLHHVPEGAVTYSAELLAESPIVLHISRPRKTKLGHFKRTTSRSIPEISINVDLGPERFLFTLIHEIAHWKAFDLYGRGIRPHGREWKSLFIELIRPLLQKEVFSPGIAAVIQEHLRSPKASSCSDPQLQRAFDQAEGIHRPHLDEVPYGEVFTLSNGRSFIKGPRKRTRYLCQEVKSGKRYLIPGAIHVLDHVESV